Proteins encoded by one window of Deinococcus radiodurans R1 = ATCC 13939 = DSM 20539:
- a CDS encoding ABC transporter substrate-binding protein, with product MKKVALLSTLLIAGTALAASPKDTLVLQYSADVPTLDPGVSYDTASGEMIENMYETLLTYKGSSLKTLEPLLATKWTASNGGKTYTFDLRKNVKFHSGATMTCTDAEYTFERNLVTNSGESGNWFIAEPLLGTQNNANDDKSVTWDKIDKAVECNSKGQLVFNLAKVDPAFLAKLAYSGQSIVERKYNASIGEWDGTEKTWKTWVGKDLTGSNLSKKPNGTGPYRLVKQDANNLLFQAFDGYWGKAPSIKNVIRQKVSEIAPRQQAFLRGDADVIEGGGRNVDEAQIKGKPGVAWLDNLPNTSAFVIFMNQNIKATNLLGSGKLDGNGIPANFFRDANLRRAFSYSFNYQQYIDDVQKGKGKQRTMALPDSFPGYDPKVNTYTFDKAKATQYFKQAWGGNVWKQGFTLTVNYRAGSTTSQTAMEILKRNVESVNPKFKVKIQPEQWSEMLAASKRGEEAMVLIGWSPDYADPDNFLYTFYASDGFYSPRSNFKDASIDKWLNQARATVNTAERNRLYSLVGKRAYEQAPYILVPGGVSYTFFRSNLVGVTANSYNPMTAGTLGVLWKDLSKK from the coding sequence ATGAAAAAAGTTGCACTTCTCAGCACGCTGCTCATCGCTGGCACCGCCCTCGCCGCTTCGCCCAAAGACACCCTGGTGCTCCAGTACAGCGCCGACGTTCCGACCCTCGACCCCGGCGTGTCCTACGACACCGCCTCGGGTGAAATGATCGAAAACATGTACGAAACCCTGCTGACCTACAAAGGCAGCAGCCTCAAGACCCTCGAGCCCCTGCTGGCGACCAAGTGGACGGCGAGCAACGGCGGCAAGACCTACACCTTCGACCTGCGCAAGAACGTCAAGTTCCACTCCGGCGCGACCATGACCTGCACCGACGCCGAGTACACCTTCGAGCGCAACCTGGTCACCAACTCCGGCGAGTCAGGCAACTGGTTTATCGCCGAGCCGCTGCTTGGCACCCAGAACAACGCCAACGACGACAAGAGCGTGACCTGGGACAAGATTGACAAGGCCGTCGAGTGCAACAGCAAGGGCCAGCTCGTCTTCAACCTCGCCAAGGTCGACCCCGCGTTCCTCGCCAAGCTCGCCTACAGCGGCCAGAGCATCGTCGAGCGCAAGTACAACGCCAGCATCGGCGAGTGGGACGGCACCGAAAAGACCTGGAAGACCTGGGTGGGCAAGGACCTGACCGGCTCCAACCTCTCCAAGAAGCCCAACGGCACCGGCCCCTACCGTCTGGTCAAGCAAGACGCCAACAACCTGCTGTTCCAGGCCTTCGACGGCTACTGGGGCAAGGCACCGTCCATCAAGAACGTCATTCGCCAGAAGGTGAGCGAAATCGCGCCCCGTCAGCAGGCCTTCTTGCGCGGTGACGCCGACGTGATCGAAGGCGGCGGGCGCAACGTGGACGAAGCGCAGATCAAGGGCAAGCCCGGCGTGGCGTGGCTCGACAACCTGCCCAACACCAGCGCGTTCGTCATCTTCATGAACCAGAACATCAAGGCGACCAACCTGCTCGGCAGCGGCAAGCTCGACGGCAACGGCATTCCCGCCAACTTCTTCAGGGACGCCAACCTGCGCCGCGCCTTCTCGTACTCGTTCAACTACCAGCAGTACATCGACGACGTGCAAAAGGGCAAGGGCAAGCAGCGCACCATGGCCCTCCCCGACTCGTTCCCCGGCTACGACCCCAAGGTCAACACCTACACGTTCGACAAGGCCAAGGCCACCCAGTACTTCAAGCAGGCCTGGGGCGGCAACGTCTGGAAGCAGGGCTTTACCCTGACCGTCAACTACCGCGCCGGTAGCACCACCTCGCAGACCGCGATGGAAATCCTCAAGCGCAACGTCGAGAGCGTCAACCCCAAGTTCAAGGTCAAGATCCAGCCTGAGCAGTGGAGCGAAATGCTCGCGGCCTCCAAGCGCGGCGAAGAAGCGATGGTCCTGATCGGCTGGTCCCCCGACTACGCCGACCCGGATAACTTCCTCTACACCTTCTACGCCTCCGACGGCTTCTACAGCCCCCGCAGCAACTTCAAGGACGCCAGCATCGACAAGTGGCTCAACCAGGCCCGCGCCACGGTCAACACCGCCGAGCGCAACCGCCTGTACAGCCTCGTCGGCAAGCGCGCCTACGAGCAGGCTCCTTACATCCTGGTGCCTGGCGGCGTGAGCTACACCTTCTTCCGCAGCAACCTCGTGGGCGTGACGGCGAACAGCTACAACCCCATGACCGCGGGCACCCTGGGCGTGCTCTGGAAGGACCTGAGCAAGAAGTAA
- a CDS encoding ABC transporter permease, whose product MINFIVRRLIQIPLVMVVLSLLLVGITQLLTPEQRAAPYIRGDNQAARIEQIIDQRGLRDPFPVQYGRWAASAVQGDLGFSRASGKDVIDTIKERLPNTIELTLLTAIPILLLSVWLGSLSALNKDKFIDQVLRVLTILGYSLPTFVLGIVLLAIFYAYLGWLPGAGQLEVVNQFAVSDMKRYTGMLTVDALLNGRWSVAWDVVRHMILPATTLAIVSSADIIKVMRNSMLDVLSSDYIRTARAKGLTPGVVNRKHARRNALLPVITLGGLLIINLLSGSLITETIFAYPGIGQWVVQSALQIDLAGVLGFALLSALIVVVMNTLVDILYGIVDPRVRFD is encoded by the coding sequence ATGATCAATTTCATCGTCAGACGACTGATCCAGATCCCGCTGGTGATGGTGGTGCTGTCGCTGCTGCTGGTGGGAATCACGCAACTTCTCACGCCAGAGCAGCGGGCGGCCCCGTATATCCGCGGTGACAACCAGGCGGCGCGTATCGAGCAGATTATCGATCAACGCGGCCTGAGAGACCCCTTTCCTGTCCAGTACGGTCGCTGGGCGGCCAGCGCCGTGCAGGGCGACCTGGGCTTTTCCCGCGCCAGTGGCAAAGACGTGATCGACACCATCAAGGAGCGGCTGCCGAACACCATCGAGCTGACGCTGCTGACCGCGATTCCGATTCTGCTGCTCAGCGTGTGGCTGGGTTCGCTCAGCGCGCTGAATAAGGACAAATTCATCGACCAGGTGCTGCGCGTGCTCACCATCCTGGGCTACAGCCTGCCGACCTTCGTGCTGGGCATCGTGCTGCTGGCGATCTTTTACGCCTACCTCGGCTGGCTGCCGGGCGCGGGGCAACTGGAGGTCGTCAACCAGTTCGCCGTGTCCGACATGAAGCGCTACACCGGCATGCTGACGGTAGACGCCCTGCTCAACGGGCGCTGGAGCGTGGCCTGGGACGTGGTGCGCCACATGATTTTGCCGGCCACCACGCTGGCCATCGTCAGCAGCGCCGACATCATCAAGGTGATGCGCAACTCGATGCTCGACGTGCTGAGCAGCGACTACATCCGCACCGCCCGCGCCAAGGGCCTGACCCCCGGCGTGGTCAACCGCAAGCACGCCCGGCGCAACGCGCTGCTGCCGGTGATTACCCTCGGCGGCCTGTTGATCATCAACCTGCTGAGCGGCTCGCTGATCACCGAAACCATCTTCGCTTACCCCGGCATCGGGCAGTGGGTGGTGCAGTCCGCGCTCCAGATCGACCTCGCGGGCGTGCTGGGCTTCGCGCTGCTCTCGGCGTTGATCGTGGTCGTGATGAATACCCTGGTCGACATCCTCTACGGCATCGTCGATCCCCGCGTGAGGTTTGACTGA
- a CDS encoding ABC transporter permease, with product MAAPTTTPVAPAAAPARGFWTSPALRKLRRNPLAVTGFVIVLLFGLMALLAPLIAKPTGNCLRDLGMETQGQIYQPGFALKAIFASPPECYKMERVSFAQEPAPASSVTGTFAPFGTVNGYNIFYGLIWGTRTALKMSFIIVGITLSIGILIGAISGFYGGWVDGLIQGIINVIYALPPLVLTVTILTILRAKNPGGDPTGPIIFAMCITGWATYARVIRGDILKTRQLEYVDAARALGARDMRMILRHVVPNSLTTVFTLAVLALATVPLSVAALSFLGLGFESGYSEWGQLIDFARAWLKPDYWYVLAFPAIFIVLFSLAFNLFGDGLRDALDPKTR from the coding sequence ATGGCAGCTCCCACTACGACTCCGGTGGCCCCCGCGGCTGCCCCGGCCCGCGGCTTCTGGACCTCCCCCGCCCTGCGCAAGTTGCGCCGCAACCCGCTGGCAGTGACGGGCTTTGTCATTGTGCTGCTCTTCGGCCTGATGGCGCTGCTCGCGCCGCTCATCGCCAAGCCGACCGGCAACTGCCTGCGTGACCTCGGCATGGAAACGCAGGGCCAGATCTACCAGCCCGGCTTCGCTCTCAAGGCGATCTTCGCGTCCCCCCCCGAGTGCTACAAGATGGAGCGCGTGAGCTTCGCGCAGGAGCCCGCCCCCGCGAGCTCGGTCACCGGCACCTTCGCGCCGTTCGGCACCGTGAACGGCTACAACATCTTTTACGGCCTGATCTGGGGCACGCGCACCGCGCTGAAGATGTCGTTCATCATCGTGGGGATCACGCTGTCGATCGGCATCCTGATCGGCGCGATCAGCGGCTTTTACGGCGGCTGGGTGGACGGTCTGATTCAGGGCATCATCAACGTGATCTACGCGCTGCCGCCGCTGGTCCTCACCGTCACCATCCTGACCATCCTGCGCGCCAAGAATCCGGGGGGCGACCCCACCGGGCCGATCATCTTCGCCATGTGTATCACCGGCTGGGCGACCTACGCCCGCGTGATTCGCGGGGACATCCTCAAGACCCGGCAACTGGAATACGTGGACGCCGCCCGTGCTCTAGGTGCGCGCGACATGAGGATGATTCTGCGCCACGTGGTGCCCAACTCACTCACCACCGTCTTTACCCTGGCGGTGCTGGCGCTCGCCACCGTGCCGCTGAGCGTGGCCGCGCTGTCCTTCCTGGGCCTGGGTTTCGAGTCCGGCTACAGCGAGTGGGGGCAGCTCATCGACTTTGCCCGCGCCTGGCTCAAGCCCGACTACTGGTACGTGCTGGCGTTCCCGGCCATCTTTATCGTGCTGTTCAGCCTCGCCTTCAACCTGTTCGGCGACGGCCTGCGCGACGCGCTCGACCCCAAGACGCGCTGA
- the mqnE gene encoding aminofutalosine synthase MqnE: protein MKWLRDPGLAPIVEKVEAGQRLTFDEGMQLFHTRDLNTLMRLADLQKRQLHGDKVFFVHSMRLEFTNICYVGCTFCAFAARKGEERAWDYDPDEVVAQVGRRYLPGITELHMSSGHHPNHKWEYYPAMVQKLREAYPDLQVKAFTAAEIEHLSKISKKPTREVLAELQAAGLSAMPGGGAEIFADRVRKQVAKNKVKAEKWLQIHREAHELGMRTNATMLYGHIETLEERLDHMHRLRELQDQTGGFHAFIPLAFQPLGNTLAQNLGKTEYTTGLDDLRNLAVARIYLDNFPHIKGYWVMIGSELTQVSLDWGVSDIDGTIQEEHIAHAAGATSPMALSQAGMVKMIQSAGRVPVLRDAYYNELEVFGRAGEEAAD, encoded by the coding sequence ATGAAGTGGCTTCGTGACCCCGGCCTCGCGCCGATTGTAGAAAAGGTGGAGGCCGGGCAGCGGCTGACGTTCGACGAAGGAATGCAGCTTTTTCACACCCGCGACCTGAACACGCTGATGCGCCTCGCCGACCTGCAAAAGCGGCAATTGCACGGCGACAAGGTGTTTTTTGTCCACTCCATGCGGCTGGAATTTACCAACATCTGCTACGTGGGCTGCACCTTCTGCGCCTTCGCCGCCCGCAAGGGTGAGGAGCGGGCCTGGGACTACGACCCCGACGAGGTGGTCGCGCAGGTGGGCCGCCGCTACCTGCCCGGCATCACCGAGCTGCACATGAGCAGTGGGCACCATCCCAATCACAAGTGGGAGTACTACCCGGCGATGGTGCAAAAGCTGCGCGAGGCGTACCCGGACCTGCAAGTCAAGGCGTTCACGGCGGCGGAAATCGAGCACCTCTCCAAAATCAGCAAAAAGCCCACGCGGGAAGTGCTGGCCGAACTGCAAGCGGCGGGCCTGAGCGCCATGCCGGGCGGCGGTGCCGAGATTTTTGCCGACCGGGTGCGGAAGCAGGTCGCCAAGAACAAAGTGAAGGCCGAAAAATGGCTGCAAATCCACCGCGAGGCCCACGAACTGGGGATGCGGACGAACGCGACGATGCTCTACGGGCACATCGAAACGCTGGAAGAGCGCCTCGACCACATGCACCGCCTCCGCGAGCTGCAAGACCAGACGGGCGGCTTTCACGCCTTCATCCCACTGGCCTTTCAGCCGCTCGGCAACACGCTGGCCCAAAACCTCGGCAAGACCGAGTACACGACGGGCCTCGACGACCTGCGCAACCTCGCGGTGGCCCGTATCTACCTCGACAATTTCCCACACATCAAGGGTTACTGGGTGATGATCGGCTCGGAGCTGACGCAGGTGTCGCTCGACTGGGGCGTGTCGGACATCGACGGCACCATTCAGGAAGAGCACATCGCCCACGCGGCGGGCGCAACCTCCCCGATGGCACTTTCGCAGGCGGGCATGGTGAAGATGATTCAGTCGGCGGGCCGGGTGCCGGTGCTGCGCGACGCCTACTACAACGAGCTGGAAGTGTTCGGACGCGCGGGTGAGGAAGCGGCAGACTGA
- a CDS encoding GNAT family N-acetyltransferase — MSVPTPLTVRCVTDPQDPALAAFGRIQEEVYYAPDMLIPPAAFSRLLAGGQDERQDRILVAEQGSEVVGGTIYSLLPAAGFNSFMGVSRAAQGQGAGRALHAASLADVRAAGLPGMFADSVHPSRQSAAEREAEARSGSDPFTRRQQLHALGLRTVDVPYWQPVGGENGGPLKDLDLLYCPLDGGETVPLALVTRTMEAYWRGWLGPQRAAAEAQALAERAGNAERVRLLPGTETPGYWAR, encoded by the coding sequence ATGTCTGTCCCCACGCCCCTGACTGTCCGCTGCGTGACCGACCCGCAAGACCCCGCGCTCGCCGCCTTCGGGCGCATTCAGGAAGAGGTCTACTACGCCCCCGATATGCTGATTCCACCTGCCGCCTTTTCCCGCTTGCTGGCTGGGGGCCAGGACGAACGCCAGGACCGCATTCTGGTGGCCGAGCAGGGCAGCGAGGTGGTGGGCGGCACGATTTACAGCCTGCTGCCGGCGGCGGGCTTCAACTCGTTTATGGGCGTCTCGCGTGCGGCGCAGGGCCAGGGCGCCGGGCGGGCGCTGCACGCGGCCAGTCTCGCGGACGTGCGGGCGGCGGGGTTGCCGGGGATGTTTGCCGACAGCGTGCACCCCAGCCGCCAGAGCGCCGCCGAGCGCGAGGCTGAAGCCCGCAGTGGCAGCGACCCGTTCACCCGGCGTCAGCAGCTCCACGCGCTCGGCCTACGGACGGTGGACGTGCCCTACTGGCAGCCGGTGGGCGGTGAGAACGGCGGCCCGCTGAAGGACCTGGACCTGCTGTACTGCCCGCTGGACGGTGGCGAGACTGTTCCCCTGGCCCTCGTCACCCGCACGATGGAGGCTTACTGGCGCGGCTGGCTGGGGCCACAGCGGGCGGCTGCCGAGGCGCAGGCACTGGCCGAGCGGGCTGGAAATGCGGAGCGGGTGCGCCTGCTGCCGGGAACGGAGACGCCGGGGTACTGGGCGCGCTGA
- a CDS encoding AIM24 family protein: MDYTWAASTEREVRSGNDRIEVLEYSAEPLEKPLAGFHQTFQRPPRWRQLAVHSSGQGVATLETGALQYLRGGMEVQAVNATGGSGLGGLLRGAVTAASSGEGLFKTALRGAGTAYTEPTRLHLLLGELRGESLIVDDGAFVACVGQIQVGRHVNRGLAQMLGSGEGRVQPKLSGQGVFALQSPVPPGEFQVLELRDETLKVDGNLVVAYTDGLQFSVERSSRGLLGSAKTGEGFVQAFRGTGRVWLAPTLPLHA, encoded by the coding sequence ATGGATTACACCTGGGCAGCAAGCACCGAGCGCGAGGTGCGCAGCGGAAATGACCGGATAGAGGTGCTGGAGTACAGCGCCGAGCCGCTGGAAAAGCCGCTGGCAGGCTTTCACCAGACGTTTCAGCGTCCACCGCGCTGGCGACAACTGGCGGTGCACAGCAGCGGTCAGGGGGTGGCGACGCTGGAAACAGGCGCCCTCCAGTACCTGCGCGGCGGGATGGAGGTGCAGGCCGTGAACGCAACGGGCGGCAGCGGTCTGGGCGGCCTGCTGCGAGGCGCAGTAACGGCGGCTTCCAGTGGAGAGGGCCTCTTCAAGACAGCGCTGCGGGGCGCGGGCACCGCCTACACCGAGCCCACGCGCCTGCATCTGCTGCTGGGCGAACTGCGCGGCGAGAGCCTGATTGTGGATGACGGCGCTTTCGTCGCCTGCGTGGGACAAATTCAGGTGGGGCGCCACGTCAACCGGGGGCTGGCGCAGATGCTGGGCAGCGGTGAGGGCCGCGTGCAACCCAAACTCAGCGGCCAGGGTGTCTTCGCGCTGCAAAGTCCGGTGCCGCCCGGCGAGTTTCAGGTGCTTGAGCTGCGGGACGAAACCCTGAAGGTGGACGGCAATCTGGTGGTGGCCTACACCGACGGCCTGCAATTCAGCGTGGAGCGCAGTTCGCGGGGTCTGCTGGGCAGTGCCAAGACCGGCGAAGGCTTCGTGCAGGCGTTCCGGGGCACGGGCCGCGTCTGGCTGGCCCCCACCTTGCCGCTGCACGCTTAG
- a CDS encoding menaquinone biosynthetic enzyme MqnA/MqnD family protein, with protein MTNHHPSSTGPQHPYRAGWIHFTNVAPILDSLELPPGVTAITGVPTQMNAALLSGEVDIANVSAVEFIRHADTLAALPDFSVAVLGPVYSVNLFHTCPLPELRRVALTSQSAMSVALLEVLLRQKGLSPVLERAEGTAESLLAAGYDGVLRIGDDALREWYGVVGPLTPERTMTSLPHTGRGITVTDLAQEWFDLTGHPFTFAVWAYRKDNPPPAALLQAMREARRRGIGHLAEVSQRHAEKLGLPERVVQHYLWNFRYHLEAPDRLGLREFADLAVPGHAELTFGAREEA; from the coding sequence ATGACCAACCATCACCCATCATCTACTGGCCCTCAACACCCCTACCGCGCGGGGTGGATTCATTTCACCAACGTCGCGCCCATTCTGGATTCGCTGGAGCTGCCGCCGGGCGTTACAGCCATCACTGGCGTGCCCACCCAGATGAACGCGGCGCTGCTTTCGGGCGAGGTGGACATCGCCAACGTCAGCGCGGTGGAGTTCATCCGGCACGCCGACACGCTCGCGGCCCTGCCCGACTTCAGCGTGGCGGTGCTGGGGCCGGTGTACTCGGTCAATCTTTTTCACACCTGCCCGCTGCCGGAGCTGCGCCGGGTGGCCTTGACCTCGCAAAGTGCCATGAGCGTGGCGCTGCTGGAAGTGCTGCTGCGGCAAAAGGGCCTCTCGCCTGTGCTAGAGCGTGCCGAGGGCACCGCCGAGTCGCTGTTGGCCGCCGGGTATGACGGCGTGCTCCGCATCGGCGACGACGCCTTGCGCGAATGGTACGGGGTGGTCGGTCCCCTGACGCCGGAGCGCACCATGACCAGCCTGCCGCACACGGGGCGTGGCATTACCGTCACCGACCTCGCGCAGGAGTGGTTCGACCTCACCGGCCACCCCTTCACCTTCGCCGTGTGGGCCTATCGCAAGGACAATCCGCCGCCCGCCGCCCTTCTTCAGGCCATGCGCGAGGCGCGGCGCCGGGGCATCGGGCACCTCGCGGAAGTGTCGCAGCGGCACGCTGAAAAATTGGGCCTGCCCGAACGGGTGGTGCAGCACTACCTCTGGAACTTCCGCTACCACCTCGAAGCGCCCGACCGCCTCGGCCTGCGCGAATTCGCCGACCTCGCGGTGCCGGGGCACGCGGAACTGACCTTCGGAGCGCGTGAGGAAGCATAA
- the lysS gene encoding lysine--tRNA ligase, which produces MPDAPRPPRPEGLHEQTIARLNNLDAQVDAGFEAYPYSYPQTHHARDVFAAHPAREEGTGEGGTLEPGQKWEEESYSLAGRVTLMRHMGKAAFADLSDEDGKIQLFFSKQDTAGFDATKKIDLGDIIGVKGHPFVTKTGQLTLHVTEWQPLVKSLHPLPSKFHGLQDEELRARRRYVDLMVTEGAREKFQARSRMIRYIRNELDERGFMEVEGPTLQVTAGGAEARPFMTHHNALSYDFKLRISLELYLKRLLVGGFERVYEIGRVYRNEGIDRTHNPEFTMLELYWAYADYSDIAKLVEDLLSGLAKEVHGSYQFEYQGKTLDFTPPFARVDYLGGLREHVPGLDFDPLDLDRLRAFCDERFPQWKGVPSYKLLDKLFGEFVEPLLSNPTFVMDHPAVISPLAKKHRSRPEAVTERFEVFCSGFELANAFSELNDAFDQRERFEAQTARQAAGDDEAHPQDEDFLLALEYGMPPAGGLGIGIDRLAMLLTDSDSIRDVLLFPLLRPEGGEAEEADDTAQENTAG; this is translated from the coding sequence ATGCCCGATGCTCCTCGCCCCCCCCGCCCGGAAGGGCTGCACGAACAGACCATCGCCCGCCTGAATAACCTGGACGCGCAGGTTGACGCCGGCTTCGAGGCCTATCCCTACAGTTACCCCCAGACCCACCACGCCCGCGACGTGTTCGCCGCTCACCCTGCCAGAGAAGAGGGCACAGGGGAAGGGGGAACGCTGGAACCCGGCCAGAAGTGGGAAGAAGAAAGCTACTCGCTCGCGGGCCGCGTGACCCTGATGCGCCACATGGGCAAGGCCGCCTTTGCCGACCTGAGCGACGAGGACGGCAAAATCCAGCTGTTTTTCTCCAAGCAGGACACCGCCGGCTTCGACGCCACCAAGAAAATCGACCTCGGTGACATTATCGGCGTGAAGGGTCACCCCTTCGTGACCAAGACCGGGCAACTGACCCTGCATGTGACCGAGTGGCAGCCGCTCGTCAAGAGCCTGCACCCGCTGCCGAGCAAGTTTCACGGCCTGCAAGACGAGGAACTGCGCGCCCGGCGCCGCTACGTAGACCTGATGGTGACCGAGGGCGCCCGCGAGAAGTTCCAGGCCCGCAGCCGCATGATTCGGTACATCCGCAACGAACTGGACGAACGCGGCTTCATGGAAGTGGAGGGGCCCACCCTTCAGGTCACGGCGGGCGGCGCCGAGGCCCGGCCCTTCATGACGCACCACAACGCGCTCTCGTACGATTTCAAGTTGCGCATCAGCCTGGAACTGTACCTCAAGCGGCTGCTCGTCGGCGGCTTCGAGCGGGTGTACGAGATCGGGCGGGTCTACCGCAACGAGGGCATCGACCGCACCCACAACCCCGAATTCACCATGCTGGAACTGTACTGGGCCTACGCGGACTACAGCGACATCGCCAAGTTGGTCGAAGACCTGCTGAGCGGGCTGGCAAAGGAAGTGCACGGCTCTTATCAGTTCGAGTACCAGGGCAAGACGCTGGACTTTACCCCGCCGTTTGCCCGTGTGGATTACCTCGGCGGCCTGCGCGAGCACGTGCCGGGCCTCGACTTCGACCCGCTGGACCTAGACCGGCTGCGCGCTTTCTGTGACGAGCGCTTTCCGCAGTGGAAGGGCGTGCCGAGCTACAAGCTGCTGGACAAACTGTTCGGTGAGTTCGTGGAGCCGCTGCTGAGCAATCCGACGTTCGTGATGGACCACCCCGCCGTGATTTCGCCGCTCGCCAAGAAGCACCGTTCCCGCCCCGAGGCCGTCACCGAGCGTTTCGAGGTGTTCTGCTCGGGCTTCGAACTGGCGAATGCGTTCTCCGAACTCAACGACGCCTTCGACCAGCGCGAACGCTTTGAGGCGCAGACTGCCCGCCAGGCCGCCGGAGACGACGAGGCGCACCCGCAGGACGAGGACTTCCTGCTCGCGCTGGAATACGGGATGCCGCCCGCCGGGGGCCTGGGCATCGGCATAGACCGGCTGGCGATGCTGCTCACCGACTCGGATTCCATCCGCGACGTGCTGCTGTTCCCGCTGCTGCGGCCCGAAGGCGGCGAGGCGGAAGAAGCTGACGACACCGCGCAGGAAAACACCGCCGGCTGA
- the cax gene encoding calcium/proton exchanger, translated as MWMNLLLAFLPVSLLLEYVFHAPPLWVFFTATIAIIPLADWLRQATEQIAERVGQTIGGLLNVTFGNLAELIIAIFVLLSGNAVVVKAQITGSIIGNALLGLGLAILIGSVGRQRQKFSWQNAGQLNSMLVLVTIALLIPALFDYTERLPGFAAGSDLARSDLDERLSLAVAVVLIAAYALNLVYTLVTHKDIFALDDGTEEGSAEGPAESTAEGAGHSHVAPWPVWKAVGVLVGATVLIAWMSEILSGALEATSQTLGLSPFFLGIIVLAVVGNFAEYISGSYFARQGKIGLAINIAVGATIQVALFTAPVLVLISYLIGKPMNLVFGSPLELVAIVAVAITVSTVTRDGEATWFEGVLLLTVYVLLALAFFFVTPRGEEGAPAALYAPAPALVQAAPERLALAS; from the coding sequence ATGTGGATGAATCTCCTGCTGGCGTTTTTGCCGGTCAGCCTGCTGCTGGAATACGTCTTTCACGCGCCGCCGCTGTGGGTGTTTTTCACGGCGACCATCGCCATCATTCCGCTCGCCGACTGGCTGCGGCAGGCCACCGAACAGATTGCCGAGCGGGTCGGGCAGACTATCGGCGGGCTGCTCAACGTGACCTTCGGCAACCTCGCCGAACTCATCATCGCCATTTTCGTGCTGCTGTCGGGCAACGCGGTGGTCGTCAAGGCGCAGATTACCGGCTCTATCATCGGCAACGCGCTGCTGGGGCTGGGGCTCGCCATCCTCATCGGCAGCGTCGGGCGGCAGCGGCAGAAATTCAGCTGGCAAAACGCCGGGCAGCTCAACTCCATGCTGGTGCTCGTGACCATCGCCCTGCTCATCCCGGCGCTGTTCGACTACACCGAGCGGCTGCCGGGCTTCGCGGCGGGAAGCGACCTCGCGCGCAGCGACCTCGACGAGCGCCTGAGCCTCGCGGTGGCGGTGGTTTTGATCGCGGCCTACGCCCTGAACCTCGTCTACACGCTGGTCACCCACAAGGACATCTTCGCCCTCGATGACGGCACCGAGGAAGGCTCAGCGGAGGGCCCAGCAGAGAGCACAGCGGAAGGCGCAGGGCACTCGCACGTCGCCCCGTGGCCCGTCTGGAAGGCCGTCGGGGTGCTCGTCGGGGCCACCGTGCTCATCGCCTGGATGTCCGAGATTCTCTCCGGCGCCCTCGAAGCGACCTCGCAGACGCTGGGCCTGAGCCCGTTTTTCCTGGGGATTATCGTGCTGGCGGTCGTCGGCAACTTTGCCGAGTACATTTCGGGCAGCTACTTCGCCCGGCAGGGCAAAATCGGCCTCGCCATCAACATCGCGGTGGGGGCGACCATTCAGGTGGCGCTGTTCACGGCCCCGGTGCTGGTTCTGATTTCCTACCTGATCGGCAAGCCGATGAACCTGGTGTTCGGCAGTCCGCTGGAACTCGTCGCCATCGTGGCTGTCGCCATCACAGTGTCCACCGTCACCCGCGACGGCGAGGCCACCTGGTTCGAGGGCGTGCTGCTGCTCACGGTGTATGTGCTGCTCGCCCTCGCCTTCTTCTTCGTCACGCCGCGTGGCGAGGAGGGGGCGCCCGCCGCTCTGTACGCCCCGGCGCCCGCGCTGGTGCAGGCGGCGCCGGAGCGATTGGCGCTGGCAAGTTAA